In Silurus meridionalis isolate SWU-2019-XX chromosome 29, ASM1480568v1, whole genome shotgun sequence, one DNA window encodes the following:
- the oxnad1 gene encoding LOW QUALITY PROTEIN: oxidoreductase NAD-binding domain-containing protein 1 (The sequence of the model RefSeq protein was modified relative to this genomic sequence to represent the inferred CDS: inserted 1 base in 1 codon), whose translation MSLRRIFLTARCFVGASRSLQATSNMLCLMRNMSSQQADYLERTSSVNRQKAIFSARVCAISDESDTVKRLQLEVPHPDFSFHAGQWVDFFIPGMETVGGFSVCSSPGLLNREHIIELAVKXTHHPPAHWIHTKCTLGSLVEVRVGGELYFDPMPSDHTVDLLLVAGGVGINPLHSILMHSVDLLRLKNPNTPRQTHICYSAKNSKELLFKNSIIGVCQEFPDKFTCDFRVTQQEFEIEPDLQCYTSSGKISQEVLRPHVKPGRTLCYLCGPPPMIECVSRDLQCLGLSMDKILYEKWW comes from the exons ATGAGCCTGCGGCGTATTTTTCTTACTGCTCGGTGTTTTGTTGGGGCTTCGCGGTCACTACAAGCAACATCTAACATGCTATGTTTAATGAG AAACATGTCATCACAACAAGCTGACTACCTTGAAAGGACCTCGAGTGTTAACAGACAGAAG gcAATATTTTCAGCACGAGTCTGTGCCATTTCAGATGAGTCAGACACTGTGAAGAGGCTACAGCTGGAGGTGCCACATCCTGATTTTAGTTTTCATGCTGGCCAGTG GGTGGACTTTTTCATCCCAGGTATGGAAACAGTTGGAGGCTTTTCAGTGTGCTCCAGCCCTGGGCTTCTGAACAGAGAACATATTATAGAGCTGGCAGTAA ACACCCACCACCCACCTGCACACTGGATACACACCAAG TGTACATTAGGTTCGCTTGTAGAAGTGCGAGTTGGAGGGGAGCTTTATTTCGACCCCATGCCGTCTGATCATACAGTGGACCTGCTTTTGGTGGCTGGTGGCGTCGGTATCAACCCTTTACACTCCATCCTTATGCACAGTGTAGATCTACTCCGACTgaaaaacccaaacacaccaaGACAGACACACATTTGTTACAGTGCCAAAAACTCAAAGGAGCTGCTGTTcaaa aacaGCATCATTGGTGTTTGTCAGGAATTTCCAGATAAATTTACATGTGACTTCCGAGTGACGCAACAAGAGTTTGAAATCGAGCCAGACCTCCAGTGTTACACAAGCA GTGGAAAAATATCCCAGGAGGTGCTGAGGCCGCATGTTAAACCTGGCCGCACGTTGTGTTATTTGTGTGGGCCACCACCCATGATTGAATGTGTTAGTAGAGACCTACAATGTCTTGGCCTGTCAATGGACAAAATTCTTTATGAGAAATGGTGGTAG